From the Nitrospinota bacterium genome, one window contains:
- the rimP gene encoding ribosome maturation factor RimP, giving the protein MNKDNLIFRIRKIIAPIIHEEGFELVDLQFSKGGKNFFLRIFIDKKDGGVTLDDCQNISTQVGAILDVEDLIDRRYILEVSSPGLDRPLKKNEDYIRYKGRIVKLNTINSYNNKKNFIGKIIDFKNDILTLKIKNDGIINIPYNQISNARLEIEF; this is encoded by the coding sequence ATGAATAAAGATAATTTAATTTTCAGGATAAGAAAAATTATCGCTCCTATAATTCATGAAGAAGGTTTTGAACTAGTAGACTTACAATTTTCAAAAGGTGGTAAAAATTTTTTTCTGAGAATATTTATCGATAAGAAAGATGGAGGAGTAACTCTTGATGATTGTCAAAATATTAGCACCCAGGTAGGGGCTATTTTGGATGTTGAAGATCTTATTGATAGGCGCTATATATTAGAAGTTTCTTCCCCTGGGCTTGATAGACCTTTGAAGAAAAATGAAGATTATATTAGATACAAAGGAAGAATAGTTAAGTTAAACACCATTAATTCTTACAATAACAAAAAAAACTTTATAGGTAAGATTATCGATTTCAAAAATGATATTCTCACTTTAAAGATAAAAAACGATGGAATAATAAATATACCGTATAACCAGATATCTAATGCCAGATTAGAGATAGAATTTTAG